A stretch of Stigmatopora argus isolate UIUO_Sarg chromosome 22, RoL_Sarg_1.0, whole genome shotgun sequence DNA encodes these proteins:
- the nsrp1 gene encoding nuclear speckle splicing regulatory protein 1: MALPSKQYGLILPQKKCLAKPTGLKKFSVFGDDSDDETSVGESLQKEAAKKKTMRQTQLEMKKALEEDSTVYDYDAVYDNIQKQKLDNRQKVLSRADKKPKYIEQLKKAVENRKKEQERRDERKIQKEREAEGERFADKEAYVTSAYEHKLQEQKEEAERERREVAIEAALDVRKQKDLSGFYRHLLNQTIGEEAIPDRSANKNQNSEDVKHVEKNETSKDVTSSPESDEDEAQEEKRAGGSSHSKRHYRRRSPSSESERKERKKEGSRREREKEGSHREREERDRSHRSRRKDSESEKETKSRREEKQDEKETRKEEQNVVEKVGGEEEEVGEKSQKEEGNKFAKRSTEQTLGSARERYLARQLARSAKTYVEREED, encoded by the exons Atggcgctgccgtctaaaca ATATGGGCTCATTTTGCCTCAGAAGAAATGCTTGGCAAAGCCAACTGGTCTCAAGAAATTTTCAGTGTTTGGAGATGACTCTGATGATGAG ACGTCTGTCGGAGAGAGCCTGCAAAAAGAAGCAGCCAAGAAGAAGACGATGAGGCAG ACACAGCTTGAGATGAAGAAAGCCTTGGAGGAGGACAGCACCGTGTACGACTATGACGCAGTCTACGACAACATCCAAAAGCAGAAACTGGACAACAGACAAAAAGTCTTGTCCAGGGCCGACAAGAAG CCCAAGTATATCGAGCAGCTAAAGAAGGCGGTGGAGAACCGCAAAAAGGAACAGGAGCGGAGGGATGAGCGTAAGATTCAGAAGGAGCGCGAAGCGGAGGGCGAGCGCTTCGCCGACAAGGAGGCGTACGTCACGTCCGCCTACGAGCACAAGTTGCAGGAGCAGAAGGAAGAAGCGGAGCGAGAAAGGAGGGAAGTCGCCATTGAAG CCGCTTTGGACGTGAGGAAACAAAAAGACCTGAGTGGATTTTACCGACATCTTCTTAACCAAACTATCGGAGAGGAAGCCATCCCAGACCGCTCGGCAAACAA AAATCAAAACTCGGAAGACGTTAAGCAcgtggaaaaaaacgaaacCAGTAAAGACGTCACCTCAAGTCCCGAAAGCGACGAAGACGAAGCGCAAGAGGAGAAGCGTGCGGGCGGTTCGTCGCATTCCAAACGGCATTACAGACGGAGGTCACCCTCGTCAGAAAGTGAGCGGAAAGAGCGCAAAAAGGAGGGGTCGCGTAGGGAGAGAGAAAAGGAGGGGTCGCATAGGGAGAGAGAAGAGCGCGACCGAAGTCACAGAAGCCGACGGAAAGACAGTGAGAGTGAAAAAGAGACCAAGAGTCGGAGGGAAGAAAAACAAGATGAAAAGGAGACCAGAAAGGAGGAGCAAAATGTGGTGGAAAAGGTCGGAGGTGAAGAGGAAGAGGTTGGCGAGAAGAGCCAAAAGGAGGAGGGGAACAAATTTGCCAAACGTTCAACGGAGCAGACGCTAGGTTCGGCCCGCGAGCGCTACTTGGCCCGTCAGTTGGCTCGATCAGCCAAGACTTACGTTGAACGTGAAGAAGACTGA
- the ssh2b gene encoding protein phosphatase Slingshot homolog 2b isoform X1, with protein MALVTVQRSPTPSNTSSPCVSESGSGEDDRRSQPRSISESFLTVKGAALFLPGGNGSSASSSASRFSLRSKHADDIQQHLQTMFTVLRPEDNIKLAVRLESVHALLTRYMVVVSTNGRQDTEESVLLGVDFSPVDSSCSVGLVLPLWSDTLIHLDGDGGFSVSTDGRVHVFKPVSVQAMWSALQSLHKACEVARCHNYFPGSLFLTWVSYYQSRVSSDRARINEWNAMQDLQSHRADSPVLFSDTPTERELTEREIKSSLREIMTQRDLENVTCKEIRTELEMHMTCNLREFKEFIDNEMIVILGQMDSPTQIFDHVFLGSEWNASNMEELQNCGVHYILNVTREIDNFFPGIFEYHNIRVYDEEATDLLAYWNDTYKFITRAKKNGSKCLVHCKMGISRSAATVIAYAMKEYGWDLRKAFDYVKNRRAVTKPNPSFMRQLEEYQGILLASKQRHNTLWRSHSDSDLSEHHEFLSKAYRRPRGSERSAPPLESYVKQAAGLVAPSRPLSSPPCGTAATPADVPGAVFGHGDSIDFLSAREKFKGMARRRSPPPPEFLAGDESNKKSPIPVQLAERKPDEFEPGQLEDGGREVAQSAQDGDVFCQGVKQEGQNKEEEENNGARLYRDWTRGSVRRVTRELERQMKRELHAPLPPARQESPTGDGEACVAAPRSAVGFLRPDWGGAVLKETWQTLRELGAFLQQVSVAGRNGKRGGERQRAREAEARIRRSGLTPPSLMKRSASLAKLGCLELLVDDLAEWELSRGAPPAIEAPVHRSGEDPKKQRVHDARSPAEPSPAESPRCLRGAQSSSPLPPPFTSRQQYGRSHPVRRLKKANLSALYQTMGGQLRSL; from the exons ATGGCGCTGGTGACCGTTCAGCGTTCCCCGACCCCCAGCAACACCTCCAGCCCCTGCGTATCG GAATCGGGCAGTGGTGAGGATGATCGACGCTCTCAACCTCGCAG TATCAGTGAAAGTTTCCTGACCGTTAAAGGGGCGGCACTCTTCCTGCCTGGAGGAAATGGCTCCTCAGCGTCGTCATCAGCGTCTCGCTTCTCACTGCGCAGCAAACATGcgg ATGATATCCAGCAACACCTTCAGACCATGTTCACTGTCCTCCGACCAGAGGACAACATCAAACTG GCGGTCCGGCTGGAGAGCGTCCACGCCCTTTTGACCCGCTATATGGTCGTGGTATCCACCAATGGAAGGCAGGACACGGAGGAGAGCGTCCTCCTTGGCGTGGACTTTAGTCCTGTGGACAG CTCGTGTTCAGTGGGTTTGGTCCTTCCGCTCTGGAGCGACACGCTGATTCACCTGGACGGAGATGG TGGCTTCAGCGTGTCCACCGACGGCCGAGTGCACGTCTTCAAGCCCGTGTCCGTGCAGGCCATGTG GTCGGCACTGCAGTCGCTGCACAAAGCCTGCGAAGTGGCGCGTTGTCACAACTACTTTCCGGGAAGCCTGTTCCTGACTTGGGTCAGCTATTACCAGAGCCGCGTCTCGTCCGACCGGGCCCGCATCAACGAGTGGAATGCCATGCAGGACCTGCAGTCGCACCGTGCTGACTCCCCGGTCCTCTTCTCCGACAC ACCCACGGAACGCGAGCTGACAGAGCGCGAGATTAAGAGCAGCTTGAGGGAGATCATGACGCAGCGAGATCTGGAGAACGTCACCTGCAAGGAG ATTCGCACTGAGCTAGAAATGCACATGACGTGCAACTTGCGCGAATTCAAGGAGTTCATCGACAACGAAATGATCGTCATTCTGGGCCAGATGGACAGTCCCACGCAGATCTTTGATCACGTCTTCTTG GGATCCGAGTGGAACGCGTCCAATATGGAGGAGTTGCAGAACTGCGG AGTCCACTATATCCTGAATGTGACCCGTGAGATTGACAACTTCTTCCCGGGCATCTTTGAGTACCACAACATCCGCGTGTACGACGAGGAAGCCACCGACTTGTTGGCCTACTGGAACGACACCTACAAGTTCATCACCAGAGCTAA GAAAAATGGATCCAAGTGCCTGGTGCACTGCAAGATGGGAATAAGTCGCTCAGCGGCCACAGTTATCGCTTACGCCATGAAGGAGTACGGCTGGGATCTGAGGAAGGCTTTCGATTATGTCAAGAATCGGCGAGCCGTCACCAAGCCCAACCCGTCCTTCATGAGGCAGCTGGAGGAGTACCAGGGCATCCTGCTGGCCAG CAAGCAGCGGCACAACACGCTTTGGCGTTCTCATTCGGACAGCGACCTGTCCGAGCACCACGAGTTCTTGTCTAAAGCGTATCGCCGGCCCCGAGGCTCGGAGCGCTCGGCCCCCCCGCTAGAATCCTACGTCAAACAAGCGGCGGGACTCGTCGCCCCGTCTCGTCCGCTCAGCTCGCCGCCTTGCGGCACGGCGGCGACGCCTGCCGACGTGCCCGGTGCGGTATTTGGCCACGGGGACAGCATCGACTTCCTCAGTGCCAGGGAGAAATTCAAAGGGATGGCGCGGCGACGTTCACCGCCGCCTCCCGAGTTCCTCGCCGGCGACGAGTCCAACAAAAAG AGCCCCATTCCCGTGCAGCTCGCAGAACGGAAGCCCGACGAGTTTGAGCCCGGCCAATTGGAGGACGGGGGCCGGGAAGTGGCCCAGTCTGCGCAGGATGGAGATGTTTTTTGTCAAGGCGTAAAACAGGAAGGGCAGAACAAAGAAGAGGAAGAGAACAACGGCGCCCGTCTCTACAGAGATTGGACACGAGGCTCGGTGCGTCGCGTCACACGCGAGCTGGAACGGCAGATGAAGCGAGAACTCCACGCCCCCTTGCCGCCCGCGCGCCAAGAGAGCCCCACCGGGGATGGCGAAGCTTGCGTCGCCGCGCCGAGGAGCGCCGTGGGTTTTCTACGTCCGGACTGGGGCGGTGCCGTCCTGAAGGAGACGTGGCAGACGCTGCGAGAGCTGGGAGCCTTCCTCCAACAGGTGAGCGTGGCCGGACGCAACGGGAAGCGAGGTGGCGAGCGGCAGCGCGCCCGAGAGGCGGAGGCTCGCATCCGCCGGTCCGGACTGACGCCGCCTTCGCTGATGAAGCGCTCGGCTTCCCTGGCCAAGCTGGGCTGTTTGGAGCTGCTGGTCGACGACCTGGCCGAGTGGGAGCTGAGTCGCGGTGCGCCGCCGGCCATCGAAGCTCCGGTCCACCGGAGCGGCGAGGACCCCAAGAAGCAGCGGGTCCACGACGCTCGCTCTCCGGCCGAGCCGTCGCCCGCCGAGAGCCCGCGGTGCCTCCGCGGCGCTCAGTCGTCCTCGCCGCTTCCGCCGCCCTTCACGTCCAGGCAGCAGTACGGCAGAAGTCACCCCGTCCGGCGCCTCAAAAAAGCAAACCTCAGCGCCCTCTACCAAACCAT GGGTGGTCAACTCCGGTCCTTGTGA
- the ssh2b gene encoding protein phosphatase Slingshot homolog 2b isoform X2, which yields MALVTVQRSPTPSNTSSPCVSESGSGEDDRRSQPRSISESFLTVKGAALFLPGGNGSSASSSASRFSLRSKHADDIQQHLQTMFTVLRPEDNIKLAVRLESVHALLTRYMVVVSTNGRQDTEESVLLGVDFSPVDSSCSVGLVLPLWSDTLIHLDGDGGFSVSTDGRVHVFKPVSVQAMWSALQSLHKACEVARCHNYFPGSLFLTWVSYYQSRVSSDRARINEWNAMQDLQSHRADSPVLFSDTPTERELTEREIKSSLREIMTQRDLENVTCKEIRTELEMHMTCNLREFKEFIDNEMIVILGQMDSPTQIFDHVFLGSEWNASNMEELQNCGVHYILNVTREIDNFFPGIFEYHNIRVYDEEATDLLAYWNDTYKFITRAKKNGSKCLVHCKMGISRSAATVIAYAMKEYGWDLRKAFDYVKNRRAVTKPNPSFMRQLEEYQGILLASKQRHNTLWRSHSDSDLSEHHEFLSKAYRRPRGSERSAPPLESYVKQAAGLVAPSRPLSSPPCGTAATPADVPGAVFGHGDSIDFLSAREKFKGMARRRSPPPPEFLAGDESNKKSPIPVQLAERKPDEFEPGQLEDGGREVAQSAQDGDVFCQGVKQEGQNKEEEENNGARLYRDWTRGSVRRVTRELERQMKRELHAPLPPARQESPTGDGEACVAAPRSAVGFLRPDWGGAVLKETWQTLRELGAFLQQVSVAGRNGKRGGERQRAREAEARIRRSGLTPPSLMKRSASLAKLGCLELLVDDLAEWELSRGAPPAIEAPVHRSGEDPKKQRVHDARSPAEPSPAESPRCLRGAQSSSPLPPPFTSRQQYGRSHPVRRLKKANLSALYQTM from the exons ATGGCGCTGGTGACCGTTCAGCGTTCCCCGACCCCCAGCAACACCTCCAGCCCCTGCGTATCG GAATCGGGCAGTGGTGAGGATGATCGACGCTCTCAACCTCGCAG TATCAGTGAAAGTTTCCTGACCGTTAAAGGGGCGGCACTCTTCCTGCCTGGAGGAAATGGCTCCTCAGCGTCGTCATCAGCGTCTCGCTTCTCACTGCGCAGCAAACATGcgg ATGATATCCAGCAACACCTTCAGACCATGTTCACTGTCCTCCGACCAGAGGACAACATCAAACTG GCGGTCCGGCTGGAGAGCGTCCACGCCCTTTTGACCCGCTATATGGTCGTGGTATCCACCAATGGAAGGCAGGACACGGAGGAGAGCGTCCTCCTTGGCGTGGACTTTAGTCCTGTGGACAG CTCGTGTTCAGTGGGTTTGGTCCTTCCGCTCTGGAGCGACACGCTGATTCACCTGGACGGAGATGG TGGCTTCAGCGTGTCCACCGACGGCCGAGTGCACGTCTTCAAGCCCGTGTCCGTGCAGGCCATGTG GTCGGCACTGCAGTCGCTGCACAAAGCCTGCGAAGTGGCGCGTTGTCACAACTACTTTCCGGGAAGCCTGTTCCTGACTTGGGTCAGCTATTACCAGAGCCGCGTCTCGTCCGACCGGGCCCGCATCAACGAGTGGAATGCCATGCAGGACCTGCAGTCGCACCGTGCTGACTCCCCGGTCCTCTTCTCCGACAC ACCCACGGAACGCGAGCTGACAGAGCGCGAGATTAAGAGCAGCTTGAGGGAGATCATGACGCAGCGAGATCTGGAGAACGTCACCTGCAAGGAG ATTCGCACTGAGCTAGAAATGCACATGACGTGCAACTTGCGCGAATTCAAGGAGTTCATCGACAACGAAATGATCGTCATTCTGGGCCAGATGGACAGTCCCACGCAGATCTTTGATCACGTCTTCTTG GGATCCGAGTGGAACGCGTCCAATATGGAGGAGTTGCAGAACTGCGG AGTCCACTATATCCTGAATGTGACCCGTGAGATTGACAACTTCTTCCCGGGCATCTTTGAGTACCACAACATCCGCGTGTACGACGAGGAAGCCACCGACTTGTTGGCCTACTGGAACGACACCTACAAGTTCATCACCAGAGCTAA GAAAAATGGATCCAAGTGCCTGGTGCACTGCAAGATGGGAATAAGTCGCTCAGCGGCCACAGTTATCGCTTACGCCATGAAGGAGTACGGCTGGGATCTGAGGAAGGCTTTCGATTATGTCAAGAATCGGCGAGCCGTCACCAAGCCCAACCCGTCCTTCATGAGGCAGCTGGAGGAGTACCAGGGCATCCTGCTGGCCAG CAAGCAGCGGCACAACACGCTTTGGCGTTCTCATTCGGACAGCGACCTGTCCGAGCACCACGAGTTCTTGTCTAAAGCGTATCGCCGGCCCCGAGGCTCGGAGCGCTCGGCCCCCCCGCTAGAATCCTACGTCAAACAAGCGGCGGGACTCGTCGCCCCGTCTCGTCCGCTCAGCTCGCCGCCTTGCGGCACGGCGGCGACGCCTGCCGACGTGCCCGGTGCGGTATTTGGCCACGGGGACAGCATCGACTTCCTCAGTGCCAGGGAGAAATTCAAAGGGATGGCGCGGCGACGTTCACCGCCGCCTCCCGAGTTCCTCGCCGGCGACGAGTCCAACAAAAAG AGCCCCATTCCCGTGCAGCTCGCAGAACGGAAGCCCGACGAGTTTGAGCCCGGCCAATTGGAGGACGGGGGCCGGGAAGTGGCCCAGTCTGCGCAGGATGGAGATGTTTTTTGTCAAGGCGTAAAACAGGAAGGGCAGAACAAAGAAGAGGAAGAGAACAACGGCGCCCGTCTCTACAGAGATTGGACACGAGGCTCGGTGCGTCGCGTCACACGCGAGCTGGAACGGCAGATGAAGCGAGAACTCCACGCCCCCTTGCCGCCCGCGCGCCAAGAGAGCCCCACCGGGGATGGCGAAGCTTGCGTCGCCGCGCCGAGGAGCGCCGTGGGTTTTCTACGTCCGGACTGGGGCGGTGCCGTCCTGAAGGAGACGTGGCAGACGCTGCGAGAGCTGGGAGCCTTCCTCCAACAGGTGAGCGTGGCCGGACGCAACGGGAAGCGAGGTGGCGAGCGGCAGCGCGCCCGAGAGGCGGAGGCTCGCATCCGCCGGTCCGGACTGACGCCGCCTTCGCTGATGAAGCGCTCGGCTTCCCTGGCCAAGCTGGGCTGTTTGGAGCTGCTGGTCGACGACCTGGCCGAGTGGGAGCTGAGTCGCGGTGCGCCGCCGGCCATCGAAGCTCCGGTCCACCGGAGCGGCGAGGACCCCAAGAAGCAGCGGGTCCACGACGCTCGCTCTCCGGCCGAGCCGTCGCCCGCCGAGAGCCCGCGGTGCCTCCGCGGCGCTCAGTCGTCCTCGCCGCTTCCGCCGCCCTTCACGTCCAGGCAGCAGTACGGCAGAAGTCACCCCGTCCGGCGCCTCAAAAAAGCAAACCTCAGCGCCCTCTACCAAACCATGTAG
- the ssh2b gene encoding protein phosphatase Slingshot homolog 2b isoform X3, producing MALVTVQRSPTPSNTSSPCVSESGSGEDDRRSQPRSISESFLTVKGAALFLPGGNGSSASSSASRFSLRSKHADDIQQHLQTMFTVLRPEDNIKLAVRLESVHALLTRYMVVVSTNGRQDTEESVLLGVDFSPVDSSCSVGLVLPLWSDTLIHLDGDGGFSVSTDGRVHVFKPVSVQAMWSALQSLHKACEVARCHNYFPGSLFLTWVSYYQSRVSSDRARINEWNAMQDLQSHRADSPVLFSDTPTERELTEREIKSSLREIMTQRDLENVTCKEIRTELEMHMTCNLREFKEFIDNEMIVILGQMDSPTQIFDHVFLGSEWNASNMEELQNCGVHYILNVTREIDNFFPGIFEYHNIRVYDEEATDLLAYWNDTYKFITRAKKNGSKCLVHCKMGISRSAATVIAYAMKEYGWDLRKAFDYVKNRRAVTKPNPSFMRQLEEYQGILLASKQRHNTLWRSHSDSDLSEHHEFLSKAYRRPRGSERSAPPLESYVKQAAGLVAPSRPLSSPPCGTAATPADVPGAVFGHGDSIDFLSAREKFKGMARRRSPPPPEFLAGDESNKKSPIPVQLAERKPDEFEPGQLEDGGREVAQSAQDGDVFCQGVKQEGQNKEEEENNGARLYRDWTRGSVRRVTRELERQMKRELHAPLPPARQESPTGDGEACVAAPRSAVGFLRPDWGGAVLKETWQTLRELGAFLQQRSASLAKLGCLELLVDDLAEWELSRGAPPAIEAPVHRSGEDPKKQRVHDARSPAEPSPAESPRCLRGAQSSSPLPPPFTSRQQYGRSHPVRRLKKANLSALYQTMGGQLRSL from the exons ATGGCGCTGGTGACCGTTCAGCGTTCCCCGACCCCCAGCAACACCTCCAGCCCCTGCGTATCG GAATCGGGCAGTGGTGAGGATGATCGACGCTCTCAACCTCGCAG TATCAGTGAAAGTTTCCTGACCGTTAAAGGGGCGGCACTCTTCCTGCCTGGAGGAAATGGCTCCTCAGCGTCGTCATCAGCGTCTCGCTTCTCACTGCGCAGCAAACATGcgg ATGATATCCAGCAACACCTTCAGACCATGTTCACTGTCCTCCGACCAGAGGACAACATCAAACTG GCGGTCCGGCTGGAGAGCGTCCACGCCCTTTTGACCCGCTATATGGTCGTGGTATCCACCAATGGAAGGCAGGACACGGAGGAGAGCGTCCTCCTTGGCGTGGACTTTAGTCCTGTGGACAG CTCGTGTTCAGTGGGTTTGGTCCTTCCGCTCTGGAGCGACACGCTGATTCACCTGGACGGAGATGG TGGCTTCAGCGTGTCCACCGACGGCCGAGTGCACGTCTTCAAGCCCGTGTCCGTGCAGGCCATGTG GTCGGCACTGCAGTCGCTGCACAAAGCCTGCGAAGTGGCGCGTTGTCACAACTACTTTCCGGGAAGCCTGTTCCTGACTTGGGTCAGCTATTACCAGAGCCGCGTCTCGTCCGACCGGGCCCGCATCAACGAGTGGAATGCCATGCAGGACCTGCAGTCGCACCGTGCTGACTCCCCGGTCCTCTTCTCCGACAC ACCCACGGAACGCGAGCTGACAGAGCGCGAGATTAAGAGCAGCTTGAGGGAGATCATGACGCAGCGAGATCTGGAGAACGTCACCTGCAAGGAG ATTCGCACTGAGCTAGAAATGCACATGACGTGCAACTTGCGCGAATTCAAGGAGTTCATCGACAACGAAATGATCGTCATTCTGGGCCAGATGGACAGTCCCACGCAGATCTTTGATCACGTCTTCTTG GGATCCGAGTGGAACGCGTCCAATATGGAGGAGTTGCAGAACTGCGG AGTCCACTATATCCTGAATGTGACCCGTGAGATTGACAACTTCTTCCCGGGCATCTTTGAGTACCACAACATCCGCGTGTACGACGAGGAAGCCACCGACTTGTTGGCCTACTGGAACGACACCTACAAGTTCATCACCAGAGCTAA GAAAAATGGATCCAAGTGCCTGGTGCACTGCAAGATGGGAATAAGTCGCTCAGCGGCCACAGTTATCGCTTACGCCATGAAGGAGTACGGCTGGGATCTGAGGAAGGCTTTCGATTATGTCAAGAATCGGCGAGCCGTCACCAAGCCCAACCCGTCCTTCATGAGGCAGCTGGAGGAGTACCAGGGCATCCTGCTGGCCAG CAAGCAGCGGCACAACACGCTTTGGCGTTCTCATTCGGACAGCGACCTGTCCGAGCACCACGAGTTCTTGTCTAAAGCGTATCGCCGGCCCCGAGGCTCGGAGCGCTCGGCCCCCCCGCTAGAATCCTACGTCAAACAAGCGGCGGGACTCGTCGCCCCGTCTCGTCCGCTCAGCTCGCCGCCTTGCGGCACGGCGGCGACGCCTGCCGACGTGCCCGGTGCGGTATTTGGCCACGGGGACAGCATCGACTTCCTCAGTGCCAGGGAGAAATTCAAAGGGATGGCGCGGCGACGTTCACCGCCGCCTCCCGAGTTCCTCGCCGGCGACGAGTCCAACAAAAAG AGCCCCATTCCCGTGCAGCTCGCAGAACGGAAGCCCGACGAGTTTGAGCCCGGCCAATTGGAGGACGGGGGCCGGGAAGTGGCCCAGTCTGCGCAGGATGGAGATGTTTTTTGTCAAGGCGTAAAACAGGAAGGGCAGAACAAAGAAGAGGAAGAGAACAACGGCGCCCGTCTCTACAGAGATTGGACACGAGGCTCGGTGCGTCGCGTCACACGCGAGCTGGAACGGCAGATGAAGCGAGAACTCCACGCCCCCTTGCCGCCCGCGCGCCAAGAGAGCCCCACCGGGGATGGCGAAGCTTGCGTCGCCGCGCCGAGGAGCGCCGTGGGTTTTCTACGTCCGGACTGGGGCGGTGCCGTCCTGAAGGAGACGTGGCAGACGCTGCGAGAGCTGGGAGCCTTCCTCCAACAG CGCTCGGCTTCCCTGGCCAAGCTGGGCTGTTTGGAGCTGCTGGTCGACGACCTGGCCGAGTGGGAGCTGAGTCGCGGTGCGCCGCCGGCCATCGAAGCTCCGGTCCACCGGAGCGGCGAGGACCCCAAGAAGCAGCGGGTCCACGACGCTCGCTCTCCGGCCGAGCCGTCGCCCGCCGAGAGCCCGCGGTGCCTCCGCGGCGCTCAGTCGTCCTCGCCGCTTCCGCCGCCCTTCACGTCCAGGCAGCAGTACGGCAGAAGTCACCCCGTCCGGCGCCTCAAAAAAGCAAACCTCAGCGCCCTCTACCAAACCAT GGGTGGTCAACTCCGGTCCTTGTGA